A window of Micrococcus endophyticus contains these coding sequences:
- a CDS encoding NAD-dependent epimerase/dehydratase family protein gives MRIVVLGATGNVGTALLERLHAADEVTSIVGVSRRGPDRAGAPYNGVEWHRLDVAEPTAAGRLSEIVAGADAVVDLVWVIRPNRDRDHLRAVNVAGNERVFRAVAEAGVPHLVYASSVGAYGPGPKGRAVPESHPTTGVPTSHYAAQKAEVESILDRVQAEHPEMLVTRLRPGLIFQSAAGPEIKGYFLGDLVPARLVARLRTPVLPFPRGLRFQALTAQDVADAYWRVIAHRAGGAFNVAAEPVLDAHTMGTVLGARRILELPVGLFRAAAALTYRARLQPTDPGWVDMAAAVPTMDTTALRAATGWSETTDAREAVRLVLDHLDGPEGLGNAGHRSHSPTE, from the coding sequence GTGAGGATCGTCGTCCTGGGCGCCACCGGCAACGTCGGCACCGCCCTGCTGGAGCGCCTCCACGCCGCCGACGAGGTGACCTCGATCGTCGGGGTGAGCCGCCGCGGCCCGGACCGGGCCGGGGCCCCCTACAATGGCGTCGAGTGGCACCGCCTGGACGTCGCGGAGCCCACGGCGGCGGGGCGGCTGAGCGAGATCGTCGCCGGCGCCGACGCCGTCGTCGACCTGGTGTGGGTGATCCGCCCCAACCGCGACCGCGACCACCTGCGCGCCGTCAATGTGGCCGGCAACGAGCGGGTGTTCCGGGCCGTGGCCGAGGCGGGCGTGCCCCACCTGGTCTACGCGTCCTCGGTGGGCGCGTACGGGCCCGGGCCGAAGGGCCGCGCCGTGCCCGAGTCCCACCCCACCACCGGGGTCCCCACCTCCCACTACGCGGCGCAGAAGGCCGAGGTCGAGTCGATCCTCGACCGCGTGCAGGCCGAGCACCCCGAGATGCTCGTGACCCGGCTGCGCCCCGGGCTGATCTTCCAGTCCGCCGCCGGGCCCGAGATCAAGGGCTACTTCCTGGGCGACCTCGTCCCCGCCCGGCTGGTCGCCCGCCTGCGCACCCCGGTGCTGCCGTTCCCGCGGGGCCTGCGATTCCAAGCGCTCACGGCCCAGGACGTGGCGGACGCGTACTGGCGCGTGATCGCCCATCGGGCGGGCGGGGCCTTCAATGTGGCCGCCGAACCCGTGCTGGACGCGCACACCATGGGCACCGTCCTCGGGGCGCGCCGCATCCTGGAGCTGCCCGTGGGCCTGTTCCGAGCGGCCGCGGCGCTGACCTACCGGGCACGGCTGCAGCCCACCGACCCAGGGTGGGTGGACATGGCGGCGGCTGTGCCCACCATGGACACCACGGCCCTGCGCGCCGCGACCGGCTGGTCCGAGACCACCGACGCCCGGGAGGCGGTCCGCCTCGTGCTCGACCATCTCGACGGCCCCGAAGGCCTCGGCAACGCCGGGCACCGGTCCCACTCGCCCACGGAATGA
- a CDS encoding alcohol dehydrogenase catalytic domain-containing protein has protein sequence MRALTWQGKRNVAVEDVPDPRIQEPTDAIVEITSTGICGSDLHLYEVLGPFMDAGDVIGHEPMGIVREVGAEVTHIKPGDRVVVPFNIACGRCWMCERGLQSQCETTQVREQGSGAALLGYSRLYGSVPGGQAEYLRVPHADYGPVKVPHTGPDEQWLFLSDVVPTAWQGVQYAQVPRGGTLAVIGLGPIGQLAARIGVHQGLRVIGVDPVPERRAMAARHGVEVLDSSDGGVAELLRERTQGRGPDGVVDAVGMEAHGSPVAKAAHTVVGLLPDALGRAAMKTAGVDRLDALHTAIDAVRRGGTVSLSGVYGGMQSPMPLLTMFDKQVTLAMGQCNVRRWVDDLLPLLDDPSDPLGVLDLTTHTAPLEDAPALYETFQKKEDGCIKVVLKP, from the coding sequence ATGCGAGCACTCACCTGGCAGGGAAAGCGCAACGTCGCCGTCGAGGACGTCCCGGATCCGCGGATCCAGGAGCCCACGGACGCGATCGTCGAGATCACCTCCACCGGCATCTGCGGATCGGACCTGCACCTCTACGAGGTGCTGGGCCCCTTCATGGACGCCGGGGACGTGATCGGCCACGAGCCGATGGGCATCGTGCGGGAGGTCGGCGCCGAGGTCACCCACATCAAGCCGGGCGACCGCGTGGTCGTCCCGTTCAACATCGCCTGCGGCCGCTGCTGGATGTGCGAGCGCGGCCTGCAGTCCCAGTGCGAGACCACCCAGGTCCGGGAGCAGGGCTCCGGTGCGGCGCTGCTGGGCTACTCCCGCCTCTACGGCTCCGTGCCCGGCGGGCAGGCGGAGTACCTGCGCGTCCCCCACGCGGACTACGGGCCGGTGAAGGTCCCGCACACCGGGCCCGACGAGCAGTGGCTGTTCCTCTCGGACGTGGTGCCCACCGCGTGGCAGGGCGTGCAGTACGCGCAGGTCCCGCGCGGCGGCACCCTCGCCGTGATCGGCCTCGGTCCCATCGGGCAGCTGGCGGCGCGCATCGGCGTGCACCAGGGCCTGCGCGTGATCGGCGTGGACCCGGTGCCCGAGCGGCGGGCGATGGCCGCCCGGCACGGCGTCGAGGTCCTGGACTCCTCCGACGGCGGCGTGGCCGAGCTGCTGCGCGAGCGCACGCAGGGCCGCGGCCCGGACGGCGTCGTGGACGCCGTGGGCATGGAGGCGCACGGCTCCCCCGTGGCGAAGGCGGCGCACACCGTGGTCGGCCTGCTGCCCGACGCGCTCGGGCGCGCGGCCATGAAGACCGCCGGCGTGGACCGGCTCGACGCCCTGCACACGGCGATCGACGCCGTCCGCCGCGGCGGCACCGTCTCCCTGTCCGGCGTCTACGGCGGCATGCAGTCCCCGATGCCCCTGCTGACCATGTTCGACAAGCAGGTCACCCTGGCCATGGGCCAGTGCAACGTGCGCCGGTGGGTCGACGACCTGCTGCCGCTGCTCGACGACCCCTCCGACCCGCTGGGCGTGCTGGACCTGACCACGCACACCGCTCCCCTCGAGGACGCCCCGGCCCTGTACGAGACGTTCCAGAAGAAGGAGGACGGCTGCATCAAGGTGGTGCTGAAGCCGTGA
- a CDS encoding glutamate--cysteine ligase: MNLPFADSTQSTLGIEWEVALVDAATGDLRSEAPAILHELHKEAGLAEGEDHPHVTGELLQNTVELVTGVHEAVPTAVAELGTIAARVARAAADRGLALYCQGTHPFGEAMTQPITPKERYGRMVDLTQYWGRQMLIFGVHVHVGLDDPAKAMPAVNRLISRFPHLLALSASSPFWVGADTGYQSQRTQLFQQLPTAGLPFQFETWAEFEACVQQMTDVGMVEDVTECRWDVRAVPRLGTVEMRACDGMATLEEIAAVAAYTQCLVHELSADVERGRHMEILPPWYTQENKWRASRYGMDATVIVDAAGTQVPLAEHLGADLERLAPIAEELGCAAELAHARVLMEHSPADRQRAVEAEALAGPPAEGESAHDAAAPLRAVVLDAAARTRESLERVGG; this comes from the coding sequence ATGAATCTGCCCTTCGCCGACTCCACGCAGTCCACCCTCGGCATCGAGTGGGAGGTCGCGCTCGTGGACGCCGCGACCGGGGACCTGCGCTCCGAGGCGCCCGCGATTCTGCATGAGCTCCACAAGGAGGCCGGGCTCGCGGAGGGCGAGGACCACCCCCACGTCACCGGCGAGCTGCTGCAGAACACGGTCGAGCTGGTCACCGGCGTGCACGAGGCGGTCCCGACGGCGGTGGCCGAGCTCGGCACGATCGCGGCCCGGGTGGCGCGCGCCGCCGCCGACCGAGGCCTGGCGCTGTACTGCCAGGGCACCCACCCGTTCGGGGAGGCGATGACCCAGCCGATCACCCCCAAGGAGCGGTACGGCCGCATGGTGGACCTCACCCAGTACTGGGGCCGGCAGATGCTGATCTTCGGGGTCCACGTGCACGTGGGCCTCGACGATCCGGCCAAGGCGATGCCCGCCGTCAACCGCCTCATCAGCCGCTTCCCGCACCTGCTGGCGCTGTCCGCGTCCTCGCCGTTCTGGGTGGGGGCGGACACCGGCTACCAGTCCCAGCGCACCCAGCTCTTCCAGCAGCTGCCCACCGCGGGCCTGCCCTTCCAGTTCGAGACGTGGGCCGAGTTCGAGGCCTGCGTGCAGCAGATGACGGACGTGGGCATGGTGGAGGACGTCACCGAGTGCCGCTGGGACGTGCGCGCGGTGCCGCGGCTGGGCACGGTGGAGATGCGGGCGTGCGACGGGATGGCCACGCTCGAGGAGATCGCCGCCGTCGCCGCCTACACGCAGTGCCTCGTGCACGAGCTGTCCGCGGACGTGGAGCGGGGGCGCCACATGGAGATCCTGCCGCCGTGGTACACGCAGGAGAACAAGTGGCGGGCCTCCCGCTACGGGATGGACGCCACGGTGATCGTGGACGCCGCCGGCACCCAGGTGCCGCTGGCCGAGCACCTGGGCGCGGACCTCGAGCGGCTCGCGCCGATCGCCGAGGAGCTGGGCTGCGCCGCCGAGCTCGCCCACGCGCGCGTGCTCATGGAGCACAGCCCGGCGGACCGCCAGCGCGCCGTCGAGGCCGAGGCCCTGGCCGGCCCGCCCGCCGAGGGCGAGTCCGCCCACGACGCGGCGGCCCCGCTGCGCGCCGTGGTGCTCGACGCCGCCGCCCGCACCCGCGAGTCCCTGGAGCGCGTGGGCGGCTGA
- a CDS encoding THUMP-like domain-containing protein, with translation MARPRPSARAPRPTAAASEADPTALAPVLEPEGRALLDSLGEHRAADALAVSSRLRAAGHPPERVAAVLTQADLRARAVPRLGPDARGMLFTRDGLEQATRPVVAALHAQRMAAAGARTVADLGCGLGLDARAFADAGLGVVAVERDAVVAAAAEVNLTDRPGARVVHGDAVPWAREHVPAQADAVWLDPARRQVGGGGSARVFDPEAFSPPLSVVEELAATGVPVGVKLGPGLPHEAVPAGAEAEWVSVDGDVVEAALWFNAAARPGVRRAARVIDTRGGQATTAELVSGADFGDSPGVEAVGEEGMPGLVGEVLHEPDGAVIRAGLVTDLAVSWPTPARQLDPHLAYLVATEHAADPLARAYRIDAVHDFHLKSLRRWAKEAGVGRLDVKKRGVRETPEEVRRQVLGGSKGGRAAAGGRHATLVLARVGERRFALEVTPLD, from the coding sequence ATGGCCCGCCCCCGTCCGTCCGCCCGCGCCCCCCGTCCCACGGCCGCCGCCTCGGAGGCGGACCCCACCGCCCTCGCCCCTGTCCTCGAGCCCGAAGGGCGGGCGCTGCTGGACTCCCTGGGCGAGCACCGCGCGGCGGACGCGCTCGCGGTCTCCTCCCGGCTGCGCGCCGCCGGGCATCCGCCCGAGCGGGTGGCGGCCGTGCTGACCCAGGCGGACCTGCGCGCCCGCGCTGTGCCGCGGCTCGGCCCGGACGCGCGGGGCATGCTGTTCACCCGGGACGGCCTCGAGCAGGCCACCCGGCCCGTCGTGGCGGCGCTGCACGCGCAGCGGATGGCCGCCGCCGGGGCCCGGACGGTCGCCGACCTGGGCTGCGGGCTGGGCCTGGACGCCCGGGCGTTCGCCGACGCCGGCCTGGGGGTGGTCGCCGTGGAGCGGGACGCCGTCGTCGCCGCGGCCGCCGAGGTCAACCTGACCGACCGCCCCGGCGCCCGCGTGGTGCACGGCGACGCCGTGCCGTGGGCCCGCGAGCACGTGCCCGCGCAGGCGGACGCCGTGTGGCTGGACCCCGCGCGCCGCCAGGTGGGCGGGGGCGGATCGGCCCGCGTGTTCGACCCCGAGGCGTTCTCCCCTCCGCTGAGCGTGGTCGAGGAGCTGGCGGCCACCGGCGTCCCGGTCGGCGTCAAGCTCGGCCCGGGCCTGCCCCACGAGGCCGTGCCGGCCGGCGCGGAGGCGGAGTGGGTCAGCGTGGACGGCGACGTCGTGGAGGCCGCCCTGTGGTTCAACGCCGCCGCCCGGCCCGGGGTGCGCCGCGCCGCCCGTGTGATCGACACCCGCGGCGGGCAGGCGACGACGGCGGAGCTCGTCTCCGGCGCGGACTTCGGCGACTCCCCGGGGGTCGAGGCCGTGGGGGAGGAGGGCATGCCCGGGCTGGTGGGGGAGGTGCTCCACGAGCCGGACGGCGCCGTCATCCGGGCCGGGCTCGTCACGGACCTGGCGGTCTCCTGGCCGACGCCGGCCCGCCAGCTGGACCCGCACCTGGCCTATTTGGTGGCCACCGAGCACGCGGCCGACCCGCTGGCCCGGGCGTACCGGATCGACGCGGTCCACGATTTCCACCTCAAGTCTCTGCGCCGGTGGGCGAAGGAGGCGGGGGTCGGCCGCCTGGACGTGAAGAAGCGGGGCGTGCGCGAGACGCCCGAGGAGGTCCGCCGGCAGGTCCTGGGCGGCTCGAAGGGCGGCCGGGCCGCCGCCGGCGGGCGGCACGCGACGCTCGTGCTGGCCCGCGTGGGCGAGCGCCGGTTCGCGCTCGAGGTGACGCCCCTGGACTGA
- a CDS encoding siderophore ABC transporter substrate-binding protein — protein MQRSPRTPRLKALSLASVAALALVGCSAGGAAEAPASGSEDTGSAAGSGSASAPAGDGVAAGATVTDMSGAEITLPEEIDSVITTDNRTFRTLDEWGVELSAAPKQLMFKGEGGPGYLQDDEVADIGNHREPDMEVFVTAEPDVVFNGQRFNERKAEIDELTGDAAVIDTNFDPKQKPMDEGLKELTTLLGEATGHQADAAALNKEFDDAVAKAKEAYDSEQTVMGLISTGGELSYVAPGTGRSIGPMFDILGLTPALEQAGSDNHQGDDISVEAIAQSNPDWLIVMDRDAATGEANATAAELIERSEALKDVTAVKEGNIVYLPQDFYVAEDIQNYTTVMDDLAKAFEGAR, from the coding sequence ATGCAGCGTTCCCCGCGCACTCCCCGCCTGAAGGCCCTCTCCCTCGCCTCCGTCGCCGCCCTCGCCCTCGTGGGCTGCTCCGCCGGCGGCGCCGCCGAGGCGCCCGCCTCCGGCTCGGAGGACACCGGCTCGGCCGCGGGCTCCGGCTCGGCCTCGGCTCCCGCGGGCGACGGCGTCGCGGCGGGCGCCACCGTCACGGACATGTCCGGCGCGGAGATCACCCTGCCGGAGGAGATCGACTCCGTGATCACCACGGACAACCGCACCTTCCGCACCCTGGACGAGTGGGGCGTCGAGCTCTCCGCCGCCCCCAAGCAGCTCATGTTCAAGGGCGAGGGCGGCCCCGGCTACCTCCAGGACGACGAGGTGGCCGACATCGGCAACCACCGCGAGCCGGACATGGAGGTCTTCGTGACCGCCGAGCCCGACGTCGTCTTCAACGGCCAGCGCTTCAACGAGCGCAAGGCCGAGATCGACGAGCTCACCGGCGACGCCGCCGTGATCGACACGAACTTCGACCCGAAGCAGAAGCCGATGGACGAGGGCCTCAAGGAGCTCACGACGCTCCTGGGCGAGGCCACCGGCCACCAGGCCGACGCCGCGGCGCTCAACAAGGAGTTCGACGACGCCGTCGCGAAGGCCAAGGAGGCCTACGACTCCGAGCAGACCGTCATGGGCCTGATCTCCACCGGCGGCGAGCTCTCCTACGTGGCCCCGGGCACCGGCCGCTCCATCGGCCCGATGTTCGACATCCTCGGCCTCACCCCGGCCCTCGAGCAGGCCGGCTCCGACAACCACCAGGGCGACGACATCTCCGTCGAGGCCATCGCCCAGTCCAACCCGGACTGGCTGATCGTCATGGACCGGGACGCCGCCACCGGCGAGGCCAACGCCACCGCCGCCGAGCTCATCGAGCGCTCCGAGGCGCTCAAGGACGTGACCGCCGTCAAGGAGGGCAACATCGTCTACCTGCCCCAGGACTTCTACGTCGCCGAGGACATCCAGAACTACACCACCGTGATGGACGACCTCGCGAAGGCCTTCGAAGGCGCCCGGTGA
- a CDS encoding iron chelate uptake ABC transporter family permease subunit, which yields MTDLHPGVADARTRLPEPGPGERVCWVPPAVLRPQRSRWQRTWPLLAGVAVTVLLAVVSLFVGVYDVGAEGGREMFAITRVPRTVALVLAGASMAMCGLIMQLMTQNRFVEPSTTGTTEWAGLGLLVTMILIPGASIVTRMTGAVLFAFVGTMVFFLFLRRVRLQSSLIVPIVGIMLGAVVGAASTFLALQTDMLQQVGAWFAGSFTSVVRGRYELLFLVLVVCVAVFVIADRFTVAGLGKDVATNVGLNYNAVILTGVAMVAVATGVVTVVIGALPFLGLVVPNIVSMVRGDNLRTNLPWVVMVGIWVVIVCDLIGRTVIAPFEVPISLILGLVGAVVFLGLLIRQAKHG from the coding sequence GTGACCGACCTGCACCCCGGTGTCGCCGACGCCCGGACCCGGCTCCCCGAGCCCGGTCCGGGCGAACGCGTGTGCTGGGTACCCCCCGCCGTCCTCCGCCCCCAGCGCTCCCGCTGGCAGCGCACCTGGCCGCTGCTGGCCGGCGTCGCCGTGACCGTGCTCCTGGCCGTGGTCTCCCTCTTCGTGGGCGTCTACGACGTCGGCGCGGAGGGTGGGCGCGAGATGTTCGCCATCACGCGCGTCCCGCGCACGGTCGCCCTCGTGCTGGCCGGCGCGTCCATGGCCATGTGCGGCCTGATCATGCAGCTCATGACACAGAACCGCTTCGTGGAGCCCAGCACCACCGGCACCACCGAGTGGGCCGGGCTGGGGCTGCTCGTCACCATGATCCTGATCCCCGGGGCGAGCATCGTCACCCGGATGACCGGCGCCGTGCTCTTCGCGTTCGTCGGGACCATGGTCTTCTTCCTCTTCCTGCGCCGCGTGCGGCTGCAGTCTTCCCTGATCGTGCCGATCGTGGGCATCATGCTCGGCGCCGTCGTCGGCGCCGCCTCCACCTTCCTCGCCCTGCAGACGGACATGCTCCAGCAGGTCGGGGCGTGGTTCGCCGGCTCCTTCACCTCCGTGGTGCGCGGCCGCTACGAGCTCCTGTTCCTCGTGCTGGTCGTCTGCGTGGCCGTGTTCGTGATCGCCGACCGCTTCACCGTGGCCGGCCTCGGCAAGGACGTGGCCACCAACGTGGGCCTCAACTACAACGCGGTGATCCTCACCGGCGTGGCCATGGTGGCCGTGGCCACCGGCGTGGTGACGGTGGTGATCGGCGCCCTGCCCTTCCTGGGGCTCGTGGTGCCCAACATCGTCTCCATGGTGCGCGGCGACAACCTGCGCACGAACCTGCCGTGGGTGGTCATGGTCGGCATCTGGGTGGTCATCGTGTGCGACCTGATCGGACGCACCGTGATCGCCCCCTTCGAGGTGCCGATCTCCCTGATCCTCGGCCTCGTGGGCGCCGTCGTGTTCCTCGGACTCCTGATCCGGCAGGCCAAGCATGGCTGA
- a CDS encoding iron chelate uptake ABC transporter family permease subunit, protein MAEPSTMRPGRIPAPVGGSTAAGPAETDAPRTSGAFTTRRDRVRYVLVVAVLAVVAVLSTAGILLWGNEAEPGSRAFWMIAGMRLDSLGVIAIVALCHSFATVSFHTVTGNRIITPSIMGFEALYTAVQTGAVYVLGAAGIGVVTGTGPFLAQAALMVVLATVLYSWLLSRPYGSIHLMLLVGVVLGGGLAALSTFMQRLLDPNSFDVLSARLFGNISNARSEYVAIAAPIVVVVCLVLWLRSRRMNVLALGADSATNLGLHHRRELMVTLLLVSVLMAMTTALVGPMTFLGFLVATLAYSLVDTHDHRMVLPVAALGAYAVLTLAYFVLRHVFYAGGAVTVIIELVGGITFLIVVMRKGRL, encoded by the coding sequence ATGGCTGAGCCCTCGACCATGCGCCCCGGGCGGATCCCCGCCCCCGTCGGCGGCTCCACCGCCGCCGGCCCCGCCGAGACCGACGCCCCCCGGACCTCCGGCGCGTTCACCACCCGCCGGGACCGCGTCCGCTACGTCCTCGTGGTGGCCGTCCTCGCCGTCGTCGCCGTGCTCTCCACCGCCGGCATCCTGCTGTGGGGCAACGAGGCCGAGCCGGGATCCCGCGCGTTCTGGATGATCGCCGGCATGCGCCTGGACTCCCTCGGCGTGATCGCGATCGTGGCGCTGTGCCACTCGTTCGCCACCGTCAGCTTCCACACCGTCACCGGCAACCGCATCATCACGCCGTCGATCATGGGCTTCGAGGCGCTGTACACCGCCGTCCAGACGGGCGCCGTGTACGTGCTCGGCGCCGCGGGGATCGGCGTGGTCACCGGCACCGGGCCGTTCCTGGCCCAGGCGGCGCTCATGGTGGTGCTGGCCACCGTGCTCTACTCGTGGCTGCTCTCCCGGCCCTACGGGTCCATCCACCTGATGCTGCTGGTGGGGGTCGTGCTCGGCGGCGGCCTGGCCGCGCTCAGCACGTTCATGCAGCGGCTGCTGGACCCCAACTCGTTCGACGTGCTCTCCGCCCGGCTCTTCGGCAACATCTCCAACGCGCGGTCCGAGTACGTGGCGATCGCCGCGCCGATCGTCGTCGTCGTGTGCCTGGTGCTGTGGCTGCGCTCGCGGCGCATGAACGTGCTGGCGCTCGGCGCGGACTCCGCCACCAACCTCGGGCTGCACCACCGGCGCGAGCTGATGGTCACCCTGCTGCTGGTGTCCGTGCTCATGGCCATGACCACCGCGCTCGTGGGGCCCATGACCTTCCTCGGGTTCCTGGTGGCCACGCTGGCGTACAGCCTGGTGGACACCCATGACCACCGCATGGTGCTGCCCGTGGCCGCCCTCGGCGCGTACGCGGTGCTCACCCTCGCCTACTTCGTGCTGCGGCACGTGTTCTACGCGGGAGGTGCGGTCACGGTGATCATCGAGCTCGTCGGCGGCATCACCTTCCTGATCGTCGTGATGAGAAAGGGACGTCTGTGA
- a CDS encoding ABC transporter ATP-binding protein, with translation MIELRGVVKRHSDEVCIGPVDLDIEAGGITALVGPNGAGKSTVLTMIGRLQDVDAGTIAVGGQDITSTPSRRIAQTLSILRQENHFVTRLTVRQLVGFGRYPYTQGRLTLEDERYVSEAIDFLNLGPFENRYLDQLSGGQRQRAYVAMVLAQNTEYVLLDEPLNNLDMQHSVQMMQQLRRAADMLGRTVVIVLHDINFAARYADHIVAMGDGQVVETGTPGEILRPEVLERIFRTPCSVVDGPHGPLAVYY, from the coding sequence GTGATCGAGCTGCGCGGCGTGGTCAAGCGCCACAGCGACGAGGTGTGCATCGGACCCGTGGACCTCGACATCGAGGCCGGAGGCATCACCGCGCTCGTCGGACCCAACGGGGCCGGCAAGTCCACGGTGCTGACCATGATCGGCCGGCTCCAGGACGTGGACGCCGGCACGATCGCCGTGGGCGGGCAGGACATCACCTCGACGCCGTCGCGCCGGATCGCGCAGACCCTGTCGATCCTGCGCCAGGAGAACCACTTCGTCACCCGGCTGACCGTGCGCCAGCTGGTGGGCTTCGGCCGCTACCCGTACACGCAGGGGCGCCTCACGCTCGAGGACGAGCGGTACGTGTCCGAGGCGATCGACTTCCTCAACCTCGGCCCCTTCGAGAACCGCTACCTGGACCAGCTCTCCGGCGGCCAGCGCCAGCGCGCGTATGTGGCCATGGTGCTCGCCCAGAACACCGAGTACGTGCTGCTCGACGAGCCGCTGAACAACCTGGACATGCAGCATTCCGTGCAGATGATGCAGCAGCTGCGACGAGCCGCGGACATGCTGGGCCGCACCGTGGTGATCGTGCTGCACGACATCAACTTCGCCGCCCGCTACGCCGACCACATCGTGGCCATGGGCGACGGCCAGGTGGTGGAGACCGGCACCCCCGGCGAGATCCTGCGCCCCGAGGTGCTCGAGCGCATCTTCCGCACCCCGTGCAGCGTGGTGGACGGCCCCCACGGGCCCCTGGCCGTGTACTACTGA